A single region of the Salvia miltiorrhiza cultivar Shanhuang (shh) chromosome 8, IMPLAD_Smil_shh, whole genome shotgun sequence genome encodes:
- the LOC130998482 gene encoding uncharacterized protein LOC130998482 yields the protein MGTSPDSRPENPKKGDDVVMGYPNQSQQMYPSPPPQPTEPPPPPPSSTTTYPQYPNPYQPYPYQPYPYSQPPYNDYYYQQYCRQESESSANLGRILLILMLLLVSSILTMTLIMWFLFGASVPEFSIASIIVSNFSATPTSFSGIWSVSLSVSNVNMELDVRFDRGVSTIIYKDSMLGVAPMEPFEVKKSQQLGLNLTVPSLRDQSWVPPTLAADRSSGVVVVSLRLAVDTNFTAPDVVYRQQRLRVLCEDLPISFASTSGEGTLGPNFGNHCFIRLRD from the coding sequence ATGGGAACCTCCCCGGATTCCCGACCGGAAAATCCTAAGAAAGGTGACGACGTTGTGATGGGCTATCCCAACCAATCACAACAAATGTACCcctctccccctccccaacccaccgaaccaccaccaccacccccaTCCTCTACAACAACATACCCACAATACCCAAACCCATACCAACCCTACCCCTACCAACCTTACCCCTACTCCCAGCCCCCCTACAATGATTACTACTACCAGCAATATTGTCGGCAGGAATCCGAGAGCAGCGCCAACTTGGGGCGTATCCTCCTCATCCTCATGCTCCTGCTTGTCTCTTCCATTCTCACCATGACCCTCATCATGTGGTTCCTCTTTGGTGCCTCTGTCCCTGAATTCTCCATCGCTTCCATCATCGTCTCCAACTTCTCCGCCACTCCGACCTCCTTTTCCGGCATCTGGTCCGTCTCCCTCTCCGTCTCCAACGTCAACATGGAGCTGGACGTTCGCTTCGACCGCGGCGTCTCCACCATCATCTACAAGGACTCCATGTTGGGCGTGGCCCCCATGGAACCCTTTGAGGTCAAGAAATCGCAGCAACTGGGCCTCAACCTCACCGTTCCTTCGCTAAGGGACCAAAGCTGGGTCCCGCCCACGCTGGCAGCCGATCGGAGTAGTGGCGTGGTGGTGGTTAGCCTGAGGCTGGCGGTGGACACAAATTTCACGGCGCCAGATGTGGTGTACAGGCAGCAGAGGCTGAGGGTTCTGTGCGAGGATCTGCCCATTAGCTTCGCGTCGACGAGCGGTGAGGGAACGTTGGGCCCTAACTTCGGGAACCACTGTTTCATCCGCCTCCGCGATTAA
- the LOC130997079 gene encoding glycine-rich RNA-binding protein 2-like, whose product MRDAIEGMSEQELDGRNITVNEAQSGGGGGGGFLGPRREGGGGGGGYGRREGGGGYGGGGGGGYGRRESGGGYGGGGGEGYGHHEGGYGGSRGGGYGGDRGYGGGASKGDWRN is encoded by the coding sequence ATGAGGGATGCGATCGAGGGGATGAGCGAACAGGAATTGGACGGCCGTAATATCACCGTCAACGAGGCTCAGTCcggcggtggaggcggcggaggtTTCCTTGGCCCACGCCGCGAGGGTGGAGGAGGCGGTGGTGGTTACGGGCGCCGTGAGGGTGGCGGTGGCTatggaggcggcggtggtggtggttacGGGCGCCGCGAGAGTGGCGGTGGCTatggaggcggcggtggtgagGGATATGGCCATCATGAGGGCGGTTACGGTGGCAGTCGTGGAGGTGGGTATGGCGGCGACCGTGGCTACGGCGGTGGCGCTTCTAAGGGAGACTGGAGAAATTAG